CTAAGCTCTCCAACCTCAACCCCCGATCCATGGCCAACTCTGGTTGTCAACACTTGCTGATTGCCTCCACCAAGAAGCTTGCTTAATGCATCCCTTGTGGCATTGAGCTTAGCGATTACCATCTGCTCTGAGGAGCCCATCCCAACAAGTGCCCCACCAACAAATACATTTACAACCGCAGTTCCACCCTTCTGCCAAGTCTTGAATTTTATATCTTTCCCATGTTTCTGGCACAGTTCATGCAACGTAGACACAGGTTGCTCGTCTATTGTTTCTGCCGTGACAATGGGCTCAAAGAGGAACCTTGTTACCTACATAATTAACAGTGATATCATTATTCACCACCCATTATTCTAGTGAACTACTCTCTCCGTAAACAAATATGTCGTTTTAGAGAGCAGAGGTCCATTTTTTTAACTTCCACAAATATTATTGGTAAAGCTATCTTGGATTGGTCATACCAAAATGAAATCATTCGATTCTTCATGGAAAATTACATAGATTTTTATCAGCGTATTATGACTAGAATTAGTAGTTAAGCTATATTCTGGAAACCTCAGATCAACATATTAATGAATGGGAAATAACATGAAAGATGGATTACACACCTTCCAGAGCTTCTCAAGATTGAAGTTGCAATCCACATAGACAGCAGCGGCAATGGCCTCAACTATATCAGCAAGCACCTTGGGAGCCTTAAATACAGTGCCACCATAGGGCGTAGTGCCAAGGTCATCCTCTAACTCTTGTTTCACTGACTGGATAAACTGTCCTACCTGCAGAAAGGTGTACCCAGTAACATCACAATGGTAGCCAAAAACAGTTCATCTAATATCCACATCTCCAAGAGATAACATCAATCACTTAACAATTGAAATGCATTATGCCTTATGAACCCGAATGGAGCGGCGGGAGTACTTACCAATTCCAGTTTCAGCATTGATAAATACAGTACTAAACTTATTCTTGCATCACTAAATCAAAGCTAAGATGTGGCGTGAGCTGCTATAGGTAGATGTTTAGCTCTATGTTTTACACTCAAATTAAGCCCATCGAACCGCTCGAGCGGACAGTAAAAAGTGGATGATTTAATACAACATCTATATATAAAAACAGAGCCCGCAGATCTATGGCTTCTAACTCAGGACGCTTACGCGGCACATACCAAGAGATCGAGGCGAGGGCAGTTGCGTCGGAGCAGCGGGTAGAGGTCGTGGCGCACGGCGACGCGGGCCAGCTTCTCGGTGGAGATGTTGGCGGCCCGGAGCGTGGAGAGCGCGCCGGGGCCGACGGTGGGGTTGGTGAGGTAGAGGAAGGTGGAGAAGGCGAGGCCGAGCGCCGCGTCCCCGACGAACTCGAGCCTCTGGTAGGAGGCCGCGGCGCCACCGGCGAAGGACTGGTGGGTGAGCGCCTCCTCGAGCAGGGAGCGGTTGTTGAACTGGTACCGGAGAAGCCGCTCCACgcgggccgccgcctcctccctgtcCGCCACGAAGCCGGGCGGCGGCAGCGTGACGGGGCCCGACGGCGGAGGCGAGGAGGCGCGGCGCTTGCGGGAGGCGGGCTCCATCATCCCTGGCGTGCCGGTGCGCGTGACCGTCTGGCTAGATCGGGAGGGGGGAGATGAAATTTTGGAGAAGAGAGTTTGGCGGCGTCCGCCGGAGTAGAGTGCCGGGCGGgcctgttgctgctgctggagaccggggcgggggcgggggcgggtcaCGGCAACGGGAGGAGCAGCGGAGGAGGGACCGGCGGAGGGAGCTGCGCACAAGGGACCGGCGGCGGCGTGGAGGAAACCTAGCGAGGGGTGAGGAAAGGGGATTGGGCTGTTCGCCTGAAATTCTTTTGCGCGTGGGCGTTGCGGGCCTGCCAGTAGCATTTTTGTTGTaatctactacccctataaaag
This portion of the Triticum dicoccoides isolate Atlit2015 ecotype Zavitan chromosome 7A, WEW_v2.0, whole genome shotgun sequence genome encodes:
- the LOC119329475 gene encoding ribonuclease 3-like protein 2; the encoded protein is MMEPASRKRRASSPPPSGPVTLPPPGFVADREEAAARVERLLRYQFNNRSLLEEALTHQSFAGGAAASYQRLEFVGDAALGLAFSTFLYLTNPTVGPGALSTLRAANISTEKLARVAVRHDLYPLLRRNCPRLDLLVGQFIQSVKQELEDDLGTTPYGGTVFKAPKVLADIVEAIAAAVYVDCNFNLEKLWKVTRFLFEPIVTAETIDEQPVSTLHELCQKHGKDIKFKTWQKGGTAVVNVFVGGALVGMGSSEQMVIAKLNATRDALSKLLGGGNQQVLTTRVGHGSGVEVGELRECKQKLIEQCSRKHWPKPIFKLEKTDGPAHDRTFVYSVQVETQGGIWLTLGEPMSRVKDAENSGAQKMLEHLLKL